Proteins co-encoded in one Mastacembelus armatus chromosome 24, fMasArm1.2, whole genome shotgun sequence genomic window:
- the adgrf7 gene encoding adhesion G-protein coupled receptor F1: protein MENILNTVDVIIGDGATQSWAVLNANDALNTISKLLGSMETLSDRLVGEFSNSAQRILLKRTMFSNSFHADLNSNIIIDIPNTGITNTFITTITFSTLNNVMPVRNSAFNATNKGTAINAAVVLVKINATIQNVTLSYNKVNKSLTLNPQCVFWNFTLLQNLGAWDDTGCEFVSDINNRVTCRCNHLTSFSLLMATDIPPSLTEALDIITYVGVGISLASLVICLIIEGYVWKAVTRNSTAFMRHVSLVNTALSLLIADICFIIAAAIANNPLENQGKDLTLPVGPCSTATFFMHFFYLALFFWMLVSGLLLFYRTVMVFSHMSKSTMLAIGFSLGYGCPLIIAAITVAVTAPGHGYIQKTGGCWLNWSETKALLALVIPALTIVFINILIVIVVLFKILRSVGDNAEKENRHMLLAFARCVIILTPLFGLTWSLGVGTMVSSTDKGIHIAFAFFNSLQGFFILVFGTLLDSKVC, encoded by the exons ATGGAG AATATACTGAACACAGTTGATGTCATCATTGGTGATGGTGCAACACAGTCCTGGGCAGTTCTAAATGCAAATGATGCTCTCAATACCATCTCAAAACTCCTGGGTTCAATGGAGACTCTGTCTGACAGGTTGGTTGGGGAGTTTTCCAACTCAGCTCAACGGATCCTGCTCAAGAGAACCATGTTCAGCAATTCCTTCCATGCAGACCTCAACTCCAACATCATCATAGATATTCCAAACACTGGCATTACCAATACTTTTATCACCACTATCACCTTCTCCACCCTTAATAATGTAATGCCAGTACGGAACTCCGCATTTAATGCCACCAACAAGGGAACTGCCATCAATGCTGCTGTGGTGcttgtcaaaataaatgcaacaatTCAAAATGTCACTCTCAGTTATAACAAGGTAAACAAGTCTCTGACACTGAACCCACAGTGTGTCTTCTGGAACTTCACACTTCTTCAAAATCTTGGTGCATGGGACGATACAGGGTGTGAGTTTGTTTCTGACATAAATAACAGAGTAACCTGCCGCTGCAACCACCTCACCTCCTTTTCCCTTCTGATGGCAACAGACATCCCTCCATCACTGACAGAGGCCTTGGATATAATCACTTATGTTGGAGTTGGGATCTCTCTGGCAAGCTTAGTTATATGTCTCATTATTGAAGGCTACGTTTGGAAAGCTGTTACCAGAAACAGCACTGCCTTCATGCGTCATGTTTCCCTTGTTAACACTGCCCTGTCCCTGTTGATCGCAGACATCTGTTTCATCATAGCTGCTGCTATTGCTAATAACCCTCTTGAAAACCAAGGGAAGGACCTTACACTTCCAGTTGGACCATGTagcacagcaacattttttatGCACTTTTTCTACCTTGCCCTGTTCTTTTGGATGCTCGTGTCAGGCCTTCTGCTCTTTTATCGGACAGTCATGGTTTTCTCCCACATGTCCAAGTCAACCATGTTGGCCATTGGCTTCAGTTTAGGCTACGGCTGCCCTCTGATTATAGCAGCTATTACTGTTGCTGTCACAGCACCAGGACATGGATACATCCAGAAAACTGGTGGTTGTTGGCTCAACTGGAGTGAGACTAAGGCCCTGCTGGCCTTGGTGATACCTGCCTTGACCATAGTTTTCATCAACATTTTAATTGTAATCGTGGTCTTGTTTAAAATTCTGAGAAGTGTGGGAGATAACGCAGAGAAAGAGAATAGGCATATGCTGTTGGCCTTTGCAAGatgtgtgatcattttgactCCATTATTTGGACTGACCTGGTCTTTGGGAGTGGGAACCATGGTATCATCGACAGATAAAGGAATCCATATAGCTTTTGCATTCTTCAATTCACTACAG GGCTTTTTCATTTTGGTGTTTGGGACACTTTTGGATTCCAAGGTATGTTGA
- the LOC113137285 gene encoding adhesion G-protein coupled receptor F1-like — MTGFRQGSTIVDFTVQTTQINADEIVNANQNLSNSLKDIAPVIGSASAVFSENSNNPSTAKCNDSQYGTGLEGDKKIVTCDQGQEGSKTVICQESTWKLQDNCILTTIKRLINVSQNLTEEKVPNFVMNLSQTVRENKTEIVKSPLTISTIVTILNNIANVSHTVNATVMQDVLNTVDVIIGDGATQSWAVLNANDALNTISKLLGSMETLSDRLVGEFSNSAQRILLNRTMFNNSFYADLNSSIIIDIPNTGITNTFITTITFSTLNNVMPVRNSTFNATNKGTAINAAVVLVKINATIKNVTLSYNKVNKSLTLNPQCVFWNFTLLQNLGAWDDRGCKFVSDINNTVTCRCNHLTSFSLLMATDIPPSLTEALDIITYVGVGISLASLVICLIIEGYVWKAVTRNSTAFMRHVSIVNTALSLLIADICFIIAAAIANNPLENQGKDLTLPVGPCSTATFFMHFFYLALFFWMLVSGLLLFYRTVMVFSHMSKSTMLATGFSLGYGCPLIIAAITVAVTAPGHGYIRKTDGCWLNWSDTKALLALVIPALTIVLINMLIVIVVLFKMLRRGVGDITQRDERHTLVVVARCVIILTPLFGLTWSLGVGTMVSSTDKGIHIAFAFFNSLQGFFILVFGTLSDSKIRSVLSRRLPRPTTGSNPTRSTSGGLSASSGMNLINRLFRKRSVHRVSPPANSGSSGASESLVSS, encoded by the exons ATGACTGGGTTCAG ACAAGGAAGCACAATTGTAGACTTCACTGTTCAGACAACACAAATCAATGCGGATGAAATAGTCAACGCAAATCAAAACCTTTCAAATTCATTAAAGGACATTGCCCCTGTCATTGGCTCGGCTTCTGCAGTTTTCA GTGAAAATTCAAACAATCCTTCTACTG CTAAATGCAACGATTCTCAGTATGGGACTGGGCTGGAAGGGGACAAAAAAATCGTAACATGTGATCAAGGTCAGGAGGGAAGCAAGACTGTGATCTGTCAGGAATCAACATGGAAACTTCAGGACAACTGCATCCTAACAACAATCAAGAGATTAATCAATGTTTCACAG aaTTTGACTGAGGAAAAAGTGCCAAATTTTGTGATGAATCTAAGTCAAACTGTCCgggagaacaaaacagaaattgtaAAATCACCTTTAACAATATCAACTATTGTTACAATCCTGAACAATATTGCTAATGTATCCCATACGGTTAATGCTACTGTCATGCAG gATGTTCTAAACACAGTTGACGTCATCATTGGTGATGGTGCAACACAGTCCTGGGCAGTTCTAAATGCAAATGATGCTCTCAATACCATCTCAAAACTCCTGGGTTCAATGGAGACTCTGTCTGACAGGTTGGTTGGGGAGTTTTCCAACTCAGCTCAACGGATCCTGCTCAACAGAACCATGTTCAACAACTCCTTCTATGCAGACCTCAACTCCAGCATCATCATAGATATACCAAACACTGGCATTACCAACACTTTTATCACCACTATCACCTTCTCCACCCTTAATAATGTAATGCCAGTACGGAACTCCACATTTAATGCCACCAACAAGGGAACTGCCATCAATGCTGCTGTGGTGcttgtcaaaataaatgcaacaattaaaaatgtcactCTCAGTTATAACAAGGTAAACAAGTCTCTGACACTGAACCCACAGTGTGTCTTCTGGAACTTCACACTTCTTCAAAATCTTGGTGCATGGGATGATAGAGGGTGTAAGTTTGTTTCTGACATAAATAACACAGTAACCTGCCGCTGCAACCACCTCACCTCCTTTTCCCTTCTGATGGCAACAGACATCCCTCCATCACTGACAGAGGCCTTGGATATAATCACTTATGTTGGAGTTGGGATCTCTCTGGCAAGCTTAGTTATATGTCTCATTATTGAAGGCTACGTTTGGAAAGCTGTTACCAGAAACAGCACTGCCTTCATGCGTCATGTTTCCATTGTTAACACTGCCCTGTCCCTGTTGATCGCAGACATCTGTTTCATCATAGCTGCTGCTATTGCTAATAACCCTCTTGAAAACCAAGGGAAGGACCTTACACTTCCAGTTGGACCATGTagcacagcaacattttttatGCACTTTTTCTACCTTGCCCTGTTCTTTTGGATGCTCGTGTCAGGCCTTCTGCTCTTTTATCGGACAGTCATGGTTTTCTCCCACATGTCCAAGTCAACCATGTTGGCCACTGGCTTCAGTTTAGGCTACGGCTGCCCTCTGATTATAGCAGCTATTACTGTTGCTGTCACAGCACCAGGACATGGATACATCCGGAAAACTGATGGTTGTTGGCTCAACTGGAGTGACACAAAGGCCTTGCTGGCCTTGGTGATACCTGCCTTGACCATAGTTTTGATCAACATGTTAATTGTAATCGTGGTCTTGTTTAAAATGCTGAGAAGAGGTGTGGGAGACATCACCCAACGAGATGAGAGACACACGCTGGTGGTTGTTGCAAGatgtgtgatcattttgactCCATTATTTGGACTGACCTGGTCTTTGGGAGTGGGAACCATGGTATCATCGACAGATAAAGGAATCCATATAGCTTTTGCGTTCTTCAATTCACTACAG ggttttttcattttagtgtttGGGACACTATCTGATTCCAAG ATTCGTTCTGTCCTCTCAAGGAGATTACCCAGACCAACCACTGGCTCTAATCCAACAAGG agTACAAGTGGTGGTCTTTCTGCTTCAAGTGGAATGAATTTGATAAATCGACTATTCAGAAAAAGAT CTGTCCATCGTGTTTCACCACCTGCAAACTCAGGCAGCAGTGGAGCATCGGAGTCACTTGTCAGTAGTTGA